The proteins below come from a single Streptomyces tubercidicus genomic window:
- a CDS encoding ATP-binding protein yields MASNIPEESTSFVGRQAELRRIDEELTEHRLITLTGPGGVGKTRIAMRAARAAADRFPDGVCWAGLWPLQGDGLLVASVCDAVGLADHTARTPVAALCEWLADKRLLLVLDSCEHLVDACRDLLGDLLTAAPAVTVLVTSRQPLDIVGEWTTEIGPLPYTGDNDALTLFTQRAGAAAPGLRLGTPPHAQAAAVICRRLEGIPLALELAGAQLAHSTVERIADRLTSRFDTLDPADEPGRLPRHRTLRCAIGWSHELCAPLERLLWARLSVFRGTFDEESASAVCAGGPLTGPGVRSTLAALAAKSVLTREGTRYRMLDTLREYGRMWLAELDEVTALADRHAAHFADFGRRAELGWLGPEQVSWYRRVADAHVDLCTALDHLLVTDPERAQELTASIGLFWTCCGHLHEARDYGARALAAHPGPSPARTRALWALGVAVLLQGDLALADTLGLECARTARMSDDADAVPEAGYLLGLTHLIAGRPMSAHTVSEQVLGPPPHDPFDSPGRLRCRLVQVFALTGLGELARARAAATALRRGCVERGEYWTRSYTDYQLSLISLLQGCPEESADHARAMLAAKQGIGDKFGIALGLDLLAAAVAAQGDGAAAARVYGSGQAIWRTVGHPQRGTPELRAVREECERRARAAIGDAAYTELFDRASEERPGTSLARILAGEL; encoded by the coding sequence GTGGCGAGCAACATTCCCGAGGAGTCGACCAGCTTCGTCGGCCGGCAGGCCGAACTGCGGCGGATCGACGAGGAGTTGACGGAACACCGGCTGATCACGCTCACCGGCCCCGGTGGGGTGGGCAAGACCCGGATCGCGATGCGGGCCGCGCGGGCGGCCGCGGACCGGTTTCCCGACGGGGTCTGCTGGGCCGGCCTGTGGCCCTTGCAGGGGGACGGACTGCTGGTGGCCAGCGTCTGCGATGCCGTCGGCCTGGCCGACCACACGGCGCGGACGCCGGTGGCCGCGCTGTGTGAATGGCTCGCCGACAAGCGGCTGTTGCTGGTGCTGGACTCCTGCGAACACCTTGTCGACGCCTGCCGGGACCTCCTCGGCGATCTGCTGACCGCCGCCCCCGCCGTGACCGTGCTGGTCACCAGCAGACAGCCGCTGGACATCGTCGGCGAGTGGACCACCGAGATCGGCCCGCTGCCGTACACCGGCGACAACGACGCCCTGACCCTGTTCACCCAACGGGCCGGAGCCGCCGCCCCCGGACTGCGGCTCGGCACCCCGCCGCACGCCCAGGCCGCCGCCGTCATCTGCCGCCGCCTCGAAGGCATCCCGCTGGCCCTGGAACTGGCCGGTGCCCAACTGGCGCACAGCACCGTCGAGCGCATCGCCGACCGCCTCACCTCCCGTTTCGACACCCTTGACCCCGCCGACGAACCCGGACGGCTGCCCCGGCACCGGACGCTGCGCTGCGCCATCGGCTGGAGCCATGAACTGTGCGCACCGCTGGAACGGCTGCTGTGGGCCCGGCTGTCCGTCTTCCGCGGCACCTTCGACGAGGAGTCCGCGAGTGCGGTGTGCGCCGGGGGGCCGCTCACCGGGCCGGGTGTGCGCAGCACGCTGGCCGCCCTGGCCGCCAAGTCGGTGCTCACCCGCGAGGGCACCCGCTACCGCATGCTCGACACCCTGCGCGAGTACGGCCGGATGTGGCTGGCCGAACTCGACGAGGTGACGGCCCTCGCCGACCGGCACGCCGCGCACTTCGCCGACTTCGGCCGCCGCGCCGAGCTGGGCTGGCTGGGCCCCGAACAGGTCAGCTGGTACCGCCGGGTCGCCGACGCCCATGTCGACCTGTGCACCGCGCTGGATCATCTGCTGGTCACCGACCCGGAACGCGCCCAGGAACTCACCGCCTCCATCGGCCTCTTCTGGACCTGCTGCGGCCATCTGCACGAGGCCCGCGACTACGGCGCCCGCGCCCTCGCCGCGCACCCCGGCCCGAGCCCGGCCCGCACCCGGGCACTGTGGGCGCTCGGCGTCGCCGTACTGCTCCAGGGCGATCTGGCGCTGGCCGACACCCTGGGCCTGGAGTGCGCCCGCACGGCGCGGATGTCCGACGACGCGGACGCGGTGCCGGAGGCCGGCTACCTCCTCGGCCTCACCCATCTGATCGCCGGCCGCCCGATGTCCGCGCACACCGTCTCGGAACAGGTGCTGGGCCCGCCGCCGCACGACCCGTTCGACTCTCCCGGGCGGCTGCGCTGCCGGCTCGTCCAGGTCTTCGCGCTCACCGGCCTGGGGGAGCTGGCACGGGCCCGTGCCGCGGCGACCGCACTGCGCCGCGGCTGTGTGGAGCGCGGCGAATACTGGACCCGCTCCTACACCGACTACCAGCTCTCGCTGATCTCGCTGCTCCAGGGCTGTCCCGAGGAGTCGGCGGACCACGCCCGCGCGATGCTCGCGGCCAAGCAGGGCATCGGCGACAAATTCGGCATCGCGCTCGGTCTGGATCTGCTCGCGGCCGCGGTCGCCGCCCAGGGTGACGGGGCCGCCGCCGCCCGCGTCTACGGAAGCGGCCAGGCCATCTGGCGCACCGTCGGGCATCCGCAGCGCGGCACCCCGGAGTTGCGCGCCGTCCGTGAGGAGTGCGAGCGGCGGGCCCGCGCGGCGATCGGCGACGCGGCGTATACGGAGCTCTTCGACCGGGCGAGCGAGGAACGCCCCGGCACCTCGCTCGCCCGGATCCTGGCCGGCGAGCTGTGA
- a CDS encoding serine hydrolase domain-containing protein, whose protein sequence is MSPDHPGAGLADRLADAVTLIDAPDIVLAVTRRGRRTVMTGGSAMAPPTPRHALRYELGSLSKTFTVLLLADLARSGVLALDDPLAAHLPELPLPHPYSRQITLWHLATHTSGLPRIPADLIAGALVHPYANGYARYDTGRLLHTFARTRTRHRPGTRWRYSNFGLALLGPAMSRAAGADYSALLTDRVLRPLELTGTTLGPGTTGTDAIGHRTNGVTPVRSADMGAFVAAGSVRATPGDLLTYLEAHLSPEDTPLAGPLRDVQVPLLRRGWRKRDTHTLTWYQHPAAHGPLFFHVGATFGQQAFLGYHPASRTGLVALATRRGRSCQMISTAYELLYALADAPES, encoded by the coding sequence ATGAGCCCCGACCACCCCGGGGCCGGGCTCGCCGACCGTCTCGCGGACGCGGTCACCCTGATCGACGCCCCGGACATCGTGCTGGCCGTGACCCGGCGGGGCCGGCGGACCGTGATGACCGGCGGTTCGGCCATGGCGCCGCCCACGCCCCGGCATGCCCTGCGCTACGAACTGGGGTCACTGTCCAAGACGTTCACCGTGCTGCTGCTGGCCGATCTGGCCCGGTCCGGTGTGCTGGCCCTGGACGATCCGCTCGCCGCCCATCTGCCGGAATTGCCGCTGCCGCATCCGTACTCCCGTCAGATCACCCTGTGGCATCTGGCCACCCACACCTCCGGACTGCCGCGGATCCCCGCCGATCTGATCGCCGGTGCGCTGGTGCATCCGTACGCCAACGGCTATGCCCGCTACGACACCGGGCGGCTGCTGCACACCTTCGCCCGGACCCGGACGCGGCACCGGCCGGGGACCCGCTGGCGCTACTCCAACTTCGGGCTGGCGCTGCTCGGCCCGGCCATGTCCCGTGCCGCGGGCGCCGATTACTCCGCGCTGCTCACCGACCGGGTACTGCGGCCCCTGGAACTCACCGGCACGACCCTGGGTCCCGGCACCACCGGCACCGACGCCATCGGACACCGGACGAACGGGGTGACGCCGGTGCGCAGCGCCGACATGGGAGCCTTCGTCGCCGCCGGTTCGGTCCGTGCCACCCCCGGCGATCTGCTGACGTATCTCGAAGCGCACCTCTCCCCCGAGGACACCCCGCTGGCCGGGCCGCTGCGCGATGTGCAGGTACCGCTGCTGCGCCGCGGCTGGCGGAAACGCGACACCCACACCCTGACGTGGTATCAGCACCCCGCCGCGCACGGGCCGCTGTTCTTCCATGTCGGGGCGACCTTCGGCCAGCAGGCGTTCCTCGGCTACCACCCGGCGTCGCGCACCGGCCTGGTCGCGCTGGCCACCCGCCGCGGCCGCAGCTGCCAAATGATCAGTACGGCTTACGAGCTGCTGTACGCGCTGGCCGACGCCCCCGAGTCCTGA